The following proteins come from a genomic window of Natrinema saccharevitans:
- the otsB gene encoding trehalose-phosphatase produces MDGPESGTAAAESPPRPLEERLPAVRETLANAERLLVCLDFDGTLAPIVEVPDAARPTEDNRRAVARLAAHPAVTTAVVSGRALRDVRDRIDGPAIYAGNHGLELARRGSIAVHPVARKRAARIERLCAVFETALASIPNVRVENKRLSGTVHFRSVPPAARPVARRLTTAVFEAFDGGDLELSRGKRILEIGPSIPWGKGNAVELIAADEPPGTAAVYVGDDITDESAFRAVEPDGIGIQVGGDGPSAASCRVESPASVASLLARLADGVSSGLERRP; encoded by the coding sequence ATGGACGGCCCCGAGTCCGGAACCGCCGCTGCCGAGTCCCCGCCCCGGCCGCTCGAGGAGCGACTGCCGGCCGTCCGAGAGACGCTCGCGAACGCCGAACGATTGCTGGTCTGTCTCGATTTCGACGGGACGCTCGCGCCGATCGTCGAGGTGCCCGACGCGGCCCGACCGACCGAAGACAACCGCCGTGCCGTCGCGAGGCTCGCCGCCCATCCGGCCGTGACGACGGCGGTCGTCAGCGGCCGGGCGCTGCGGGACGTCCGCGATCGCATCGACGGGCCGGCGATCTACGCCGGCAACCACGGCCTCGAACTCGCGCGACGGGGATCGATCGCCGTCCATCCCGTCGCGCGAAAACGGGCCGCCCGAATCGAGCGCCTCTGTGCGGTCTTCGAGACCGCTCTCGCGTCGATCCCGAACGTTCGGGTCGAGAACAAGCGCCTGTCCGGGACGGTGCATTTCCGGTCCGTACCGCCGGCCGCCCGCCCGGTCGCCCGTCGGCTCACGACCGCCGTCTTCGAGGCGTTCGACGGCGGCGATCTCGAGCTCTCCCGCGGGAAGCGCATCCTCGAGATCGGGCCGTCAATCCCGTGGGGCAAGGGGAACGCGGTCGAGTTGATCGCGGCCGACGAGCCGCCGGGGACGGCCGCCGTCTACGTCGGGGACGACATCACCGACGAGTCGGCGTTTCGTGCCGTCGAACCGGATGGGATCGGGATCCAGGTCGGCGGCGACGGCCCGTCGGCTGCCTCCTGTCGGGTCGAGTCGCCGGCGAGCGTCGCGTCGTTGCTCGCCCGACTCGCCGACGGCGTGTCGTCCGGCCTCGAGCGGCGGCCCTGA